A segment of the Coffea eugenioides isolate CCC68of unplaced genomic scaffold, Ceug_1.0 ScVebR1_1236;HRSCAF=2056, whole genome shotgun sequence genome:
TAGAACTAACTTGTTCATGTCGTAAAAAATCAAACATTCTTCTCAAACATAATGCCTGAGTAGCACTATATGCACTTGCCATATATCCCACTTCAGCTATGGATAATGCCACAACATGTTGTTTTTCTAGAAATCCATGAAAATACACCTTTGCATAAATAAAAGGCATAACCTGACGTACTCCTTCTTTGAATCATATCACCAGCCCAATCACTGTCTGTAAAGCCAATAACACTAGAATTGTTAGCATATGCATAAAAGATACCATCAGATTGTGTACCTCTAATGTATCTTAAAATCCCTCTTAGCCGCCTCCCAATGTGATTGGCATAAAGATTCCATAAACCTATTAATTAACCTGTTGATCTTAATCCTTAGTTTtttatgtttacaaaacaaatggatgatactaatatctcttcaagatatactttcagttatgaagcaaatcagatttaaagatcaagtgcaattgaaagaaacaaaggttgctgaaagctgtcggacgcttgtgaagacaggatcagacgtccgataatcattgcgcaactttggatacatgaagaactccatcaccggacatccaaaggaaataagacatttcccctatctcactgacctcgatcgaaTGCAAGCATTGGACatccgatagaatccttcaaACTCTTTGTTTGCTATCGGACAGAAATACCGGACGttcgataggatccttcaaactcgacgaaagctgccggacgctcacaaagacaataccagacgtccgatagaattgagatatttCTTCTAACTCATTGTCTGCTTTCGGATGCAAGTACCGGACGTTCGCTAGAATTgaaaaagatttttcaaactcactgcctgctgtcggacgcatgcttcggatgtACCGGACGTCTGATACTCCCAACaactagttgactcttcagctactttctatccgttggaagtattaatgaagtactttcttggtctcttataaatagagcatgatcagaaatttcaaatagtttttgcacactgaagatacaaaagatctagaatagttttagtgaaaaaacactcaccaaaaaagatttgtagttttggtggtgtgaaattcattgtaagtttttcatttgtgagtgaatacttcaatagtgtaactCTGAGAGGGTTGTcatgagggatagtaaaacttcctaacctGACCGAGTGAAacttggggcaagaaggaagtgaaccttcctttgtacacaagattggttgtatttcaccaacttgaagaaacttgttttgTAAATTGAACTTtgagctcaagaggagtttggtagtcaatttgTTTGCAACTCTTCCCTTCTTATTTATTGATTATTATCTTGTGATTCTTAAATtgcatatctcttctacttctctcaagtgatattattccttcattaattgattcattgtatGATCGTTTAGAAAAGAGGATGAATTTCATATTAAGCAAAAAAGTACCCATAATCTGAATAGTTtcttaatcaacctaattcaccccctcttaggttgttttcgatccttacaattggtatcaaaaCTTGACCTCCTAGTGATTAAGCTCAAGCGATttaggagtaaagatgacaaccaacaataccatgttttttgaaggacaactTGTGAttgggaaaaatgcactttttatCCTCAAAGTTTGGACTGTTGaccaatttcatcctcaaaggtTCACctaaaacacatttcatcctcaaagttatgtaattttggccaattaaggacaattgacgggaaaTAGAGAAATTGGCGTTAGACCCAACTGTTaacccaacaaaaaatgggtTAAACCGAATGGAGTCTTTTTTTAACAGAACAAAAATTGTTGCAACAGACCAAAACCAacattcttctccttcttccctcTGCCTTTCTgcaaccccaaaatttttttttccaaaagccAAACCTTACACCACCTTGAAGCAATCAAATACTAAATTTCTatattttcaaattcacataaaGAGAGTTGAGAAGTGACTAAGGGGGATAGAGGGCTTCCAACCATGGAAGATGTGATAGTGGAAGCCCTTCTATCTAATAAACGGGAAGCTCAAATTTTAGCTGCCAAAGAACTTGGTAAACTTGCAACCAAACTAAGACAGAAGTTAGCAGAAAGAGGGATCATTTCTCGGCTCGTTACGATGCTTCGTAAGCAAGTTTATGAAGCCACTGAAGCGGCACTCTGCTCTGCTTTGTCTAGCTTTTCACAATGAAAGGTATTGTTTGCATCAGTTaaaatttgcaatttttgaaGTTGCATCCGAGGCATTGGCTGTAGAATTGTTCCCCATCTAATTTTGCTATGATTTTGCAGAAACAAGATCCGAATTGCAAATTCTGGTACCATACCAGTATTGCTGGAGATCATTCAATGCCAAAAAGAGTCATTGATTGACCTTGCAGCAGCAGCCCTCTTGgttctttcttcttgcttcgCTAACAAGTTAGCAATCGTAGCATCTGGGGCTGTCTGAATCCTGGTTGGATCTCTGAATTCCCAATTGGCAGAAGAACGCGGTTTCCAGAATCTGAGCGTGCAGGCTAAGCTCGATATCATATCCATATTTCACAATCTCTCCACCCATCCTCAGATAATCTCATCTATTGTTTTGGGGTGGAGGAGGAGGCGGTGGTTGGGGAAGTGAGAGTGGAAATGGTCAACATGCAAAGGATGGGAATGTGACTGATCACCATAACGGTACGAGTTCTGGAAGTAAATGGCAATCAGGTTGCGCACTATGGAGGTAGTGGAGGAGAAGGAGGGGGTGGAGGCAGTGGTGGTGGCGGTGGCagtggaggtggaggtggaggcTGTGGAAGTGGTAGTGGTGGAGGGAGAGGTGGTGGAAggaggaaaaggaaaggaaaacatACATGCGGTAGAAGGAGAGGTAGTGGTGGCGGAGGTGCTGGCAGTGGTGGCGGTGGAGATGGACGTGGAGGTGCGGGTGGGGGTGCGGGTGGAGGAGGAGGCGGTGGTGGTGGAAATGGTGGAGGCCATGGTTGGGGAAGTgggagtggtggtggtggcggcGGTAGtagtggaggaggaggaggaggtggtggtggtggtggaggtggtggtggtggtagaGAGGGTGAAAGAGACGGTTGGGGATGGGGAGGTGGAGGAGGAAGAAACCAAGGTGGGTGTTGGGGATGGGGATGTAGTGGAAATCAACCTCCACCAAGTAAATGAGCCCTAAAACTGGATTTGGCATTTGCAAGCGCCTAAGAAATCCAGAGATtcggaaaaaaattttggggttgcAAAAAGGCAgagggaagaaggagaagaatgtTGGTTTTCGTCCGTTGCAACATTTTTTGTTCCGTTAAAAAATGGCTCCATTCGGTTAAATccattttttgttgggtttacAGTTGGGTCTAATaccaatttcttcatttctcatcaattgtccttaattggccaaaattacgtaactttgaggatgaaatgtatTTTGGGTGAaattttgaggatgaaattagTCAACAGcccaaactttgaggatgaaaagtgtaTTTTTCCCATTTGTGATTAGACCTccaatgtttaatgggtcaaattacgtgagttggaaagaaagaatgattatctttttgcaatcaattaataatgaattgtggtttattgttagtgaaggtccatataaTGCCTCtgttatagatgaaaatactcatagacctagaccaaaaacaagaaatgaaCTGACTACTGTGGATAGaattcatctcaccttaaatgcaaaagttatgaatgtgttatatagtgCTTTAAACTccaatgaatctattagagttaAGGGTTGTAAGtcaactaaagaaatttgggacaaattgagagaaattcatgaaggtagtgagaatgttagagaacaaaagaaatctatcttgattactaaatatgagtcgtttaagatggaacctcatgaaaatattgatcaaatgtattgtagattcaatgatcttattaaaaaTTTAGAGGTTCTAGAAAAGGAATATACattagg
Coding sequences within it:
- the LOC113755138 gene encoding keratin, type I cytoskeletal 9-like: MEDVIVEALLSNKREAQILAAKELGKLATKLRQKLAERGIISRLVTMLRKQVYEATEAALCSALNKIRIANSGTIPVLLEIIQCQKESLIDLAAAALLVAHYGGSGGEGGGGGSGGGGGSGGGGGGCGSGSGGGRGGGRRKRKGKHTCGRRRGSGGGGAGSGGGGDGRGGAGGGAGGGGGGGGGNGGGHGWGSGSGGGGGGSSGGGGGEVLEKEYTLGEKNRNILNALSKDWESKMIAIEEARDLNCIPIESLVNS